The sequence CGACAGGGCCTCGTCGCGGGAGTTGGTGTGGAGCGACTGGGTGCCCCCCAGGACGGCCGAAAGCGCCTGGATCGTCACGCGGACGATGTTGTTGTCGGGCTGCTGCGCCGTCAGGGACGACCCGGCGGTCTGCGTGTGGAACCGGAGCATCCAGGAGCGGGGATCCTTCGCCCCGAACCGCTCCCGCATGATCCCGGCCCACAGCCGCCGCGCGGCCCGGAACTTGGCGACCTCCTCGAGGAAATTGTTGTGGGCGTTGAAAAAGAAGGCCAGACGCGACGCGAAGGAGTCGACTGACATCCCGGCGTCGATCGCGGCCTGTACGTAGGCGATCCCGTTGGCGAGGGTGAAGGCGACCTCCTGCGCCGCCGTCGAGCCCGCCTCCCGAATGTGGTAGCCGGAGATGCTGATCGTGTTCCAGCGGGGGACGGCGTCCTTGCAGAAAGCGAAGATGTCGGTGATGATCCGCATCGAGGGGGCGGGCGGGAAGATGTAGGTCCCCCGGGCGATGTACTCCTTCAAAATGTCGTTCTGGATGGTGCCGTTCAGCGCCGCGGCGGCCACCCCCTGCTTCTCGCCGACGGCGATGTACATCGCCAGCAGGATGGCGGCGGTCGAGTTGATCGTCATCGAGGTGGAGACCTTCCCGAGCGGAATCCGGTCGAACAAAACCTCCATGTCCTCGAGGGAGTCGATCGCCACTCCGACCTTCCCGACTTCCCCGAACGACATGGGGGCGTCGGAGTCGTACCCCATCTGGGTCGGAAGATCGAAGGCCACGGACAGGCCCGTCTGGCCGTTGTCGAGCAGGTACCGGTACCGGCGGTTCGACTCCTTCGCGTCCCCGAAGCCCGCGTACTGCCGCATCGTCCAGAAGCGGCCCCGGTACATTGTCGGCTGTACGCCGCGCGTGAAGGGGAACTCGCCCGGGAACCCCGCGTCCCGAAGATAATCGAACGACTCGAGGTGTTCCGGCGTGTAGAGGCGGGGGACTTCTTCCCCGGAGGTGCTCTCGAACCGGGGACGACGCTCCCTCGCCTTCGACATCACCGGCGCGAGGATGTCGCGCTCCCAGCGCTCGCGCGCCTCCCGAAGCCCGCCCTTCCCGCTCTTCCCCGCCATCGGGCCCTCCTATTCCACGAGGAGCAGCTTCGCCCCCGACTCGACGACCTCGCCTTCCGCCACGAAGATCTCCTTCACCTTCCCCGCGAGGGCGCACTTCAACTCGTTCTCCATCTTCATCGCCTCGACGACGATCACTCCCTGGCCGGCCTCGACCTCCTGCCCTTCATTGACCAGGAGCTTGACCACCTTCCCGGGCATCGGGGAGGTGAGCATCGCCTTCCCGGCGGAGCCTTTGCCGCCCGCCCGGATCATCGCCCGGCGCTGCTCGTTCATCATGGTGAACTTGTGGCAGTCGCCCTGGATGAGCACCTCGTACTCCTCCGTCGGCAGCTGGGTCACGTCCACCACGAACGACGCGCCCCGGTACAGGACCGACCAGAGCTGGCCGGCCACCTGGTGGGCGTCCACGACGTGCTCCACCCCGTCGATCGCCACCTTGTACCCCGCCCCGCCGAGGTCCTCGACGGTGACCTTCACTTCCCGCTCGCCGATCGTCGCCACGTAGCTCATCGTCGCACCTACCCGATCATCCGGATGCCCGGGCGCGTGGAGTATTTCCACATCGAGACGGGACCGGCCGCCTCCCCGGGTTGCTGGGCCACCGCGCGCATCCTCTCCCCGGTGAACACCTGGATCGCCGCCGTGACCAGGGCGACCTCCTCGTTGGCGAGCTGGCGCGCCTCTTCCTCCTTGAAGAACACCTTGTCGATGAAGTTCGTGTCGAAGTTTCCCTCGATGAAGTGCCGGTTGTTCATCACGCGGATGTGGAAGGGGATGGTGGTTTTCACCCCGGTGACCACGTACTCGGCGAGTGCCCGCTTCATCCGGTTGATCGCCTCCGTCCGGTCCTTCCCCCACGCCACCAGCTTGGAGATGATCGGGTCGTAGTAGATGGGGATCTCGGACCCCTCGTACATGCCCGAGTCGTCCCGAACGCCCGGACCTCCCGGAACGCGCAGCGAGGTGACCACGCCGGGGCACGGCATGAAGTTGCGTTCCGGGTCCTCGGCGTAGACGCGGCATTCGATGGCGTGCCCGGACTGCTTCACGTCCTCCTGACGGATGGAGAGCTTCTCCCCGGCCGCCACGCGGATCTGCTCCTTGACGATGTCGACCCCGGTCACCATTTCGGTCACCGGGTGCTCCACCTGGAGCCGCGTGTTCATCTCGAGGAAGAAGAAGTTCCGTTTCGAGTCCACGAGGAACTCGCACGTACCCGCGCCCTCGTACTTCACCGCCCGCGCCGCCTCGATCGCCACCTTCCCCATCGCCGCCCGGACCTCGGGGGTGATGATGACGGAGGGGGACTCCTCGACAACCTTCTGGTGACGCCGCTGGATGGAGCATTCCCGCTCGAACAGGTGCGCGTAGTTTCCGTACCGGTCCCCGAGGATCTGGATCTCCACGTGGCGGGGGTTTTCGATGTACTTCTCGATGTACACGGAATCGTCGCTGAAAGCGGATTTCGCTTCCGACTTCGCCATCCGCAGCGAGGAAGCAAGCTCGGACTCATCCCTCACCAGCCGCAGCCCCTTTCCCCCACCCCCGGCGGTGGCCTTCAGCATCACCGGGAATCCGATCTCCCTGGCGACGCGCACGACCTCCGCCTCCGTGGCGATCGGCTCCACCGTGCCGGGAACCACAGGGACCCCCGCCGCCTGTACTGTCTTCCGGGCGAGCGTCTTGGAACCCATCGTCCGCATGGCGTAGGCGGAGGGGCCGATCAGCTTGACCTTCTCCTTCTCGCACCGGTCGGCGAACCGCGGGTTTTCCGCGAGGAAGCCGTACCCGGGATGAATGGCCTCCGCGCCGGTTTTTTTCGCCGCGTCGATGATCTTGTCGATCACCAGGTACGACTCCCGCGCCGGCGCGGGGCCGATGCAATACGCCTCGTCCGCATAGCGTGTGTGCAGGGCCTTCCGGTCGACCTCGGAGAAGACCGCCACCGTGCGGATCCCCAGCTCCTTGCAGGCGCGGAGCACCCGGACGGCGATCTCCCCGCGGTTCGCGATCAGGATCTTCCGGAACACGTGGGCCTCCTACAGGGGGATATTGCCGTGCTTGCGCGGCGGGTTCGTGTCGCGCTTGTTCTTCAGCATCTCGAACGCCTTGATGACTTTCGGCCTGGTTTCCGAGGGCATGATGACCTCGTCGATGTATCCGAGCTCCGCCGCCTTGTACGGCGAGGCGAAGCGGTCCCGGTAGTCGGCCACCAGCTCGGCCTTGGTCGCCTCCGGGTTGTCGGATTTGACGAGCTCCTTCCGGAAGATGATGTTCACCGCCCCGTCGGGTCCCATCACGGCGATCTCGGCGGTCGGGAATGCGAAGTTGACGTCCGCCCGGATGTGTTTGGAGGCCATGACGTCGTACGCCCCCCCGTACGCCTTGCGGGTGATGACGGTCACCTTGGGGACGGTCGCTTCCGCGAAGGCGTACAGGAGCTTCGCCCCGTGCTTGATGATCCCGCCGTACTCCTGGGTCGTGCCCGGGAGGAAGCCCGGCACGTCGACGAAGGTGAGGAGCGGGATGTTGAAGGCGTCGCAGAAGCGTACGAAGCGCGCCCCCTTGATCGAGGAGTTTATGTCGAGGCAACCGGCCAGGATCGCGGGCTGGTTCGCCACGACGCCCACGGAGCGCCCGTTCATCCGCGCGAACCCGATGACGATGTTTCTGGCGTAGTGCTCCTGGATCTCGAAGAAGTACCCGTCGTCCGCGACCTTCCTGACCACGTCCCGGATGTCGTACGGCTTCGTCGGGATGTCGGGGACCACCTGGTTCAGGCTTTCGTCCGCGCGGTCGGGGGAGTCTTTCGGAGTCACGGCTGGGGGGTCTTCCAGATTGTTCTGGGGGACGAAGGAGAGCAACTCCCGGATGAGGTAGAGGCACTCCTTCTCGTCCTCGGCAGCGAAGTGGGCCACGCCGCTACGTTCGTTGTGGGCCATCGCCCCGCCGAGGTTCTCCTTGGTGACCTCCTCGTGGGTGACCGTCTTGATGACGTCCGGTCCCGTCACGAACATGTAGGAGGTGTTCTTGACCATCAGGATGAAGTCGGTGATCGCCGGGGAGTAGACGGCGCCGCCGGCGCACGGACCCATGATCGCGGAGATCTGGGGGACGACCCCCGATGTTAAGGTGTTCCGCAGGAAGATGTCGGCGTATCCGGCGAGGCTCTGGACCCCCTCCTGGATACGCGCGCCACCGGAGTCGTTCAGGCCGACGACCGGCGCCCCGTTGCGGACCGCGTGGTCCATGATCTTGCAGATCTTCTCCGCGTACGCCTCGGAGAGGGAGCCGCCGTAGACGGTGAAGTCCTGGGCGAAGACGTAGACGAGCCGCCCGTTCACCTTCCCGTACCCCGTGATCACGCCGTCCCCGAGGAACTTTTCCATCTCGAAGTCGGCGCAGCGGTGCTGGACGAAGCGGTCCATCTCGACGAAGGTGTTCGGGTCCAGGAGAAGCTCGACCCGCTCCCGCGCCGTCAGCTTCCCCTGCGCGTGCTGGGTCTCGATCCGCTTCCTGCCGCCCCCTTCCATCGCGATGGCGTTTCTCTTCCGCAACACCTCGAACTTCTCTTCGAGCGACATCGCTCTCCTCCTGGGGGGCAGGTCCGATTCGTGATGGTGTTACATATCATCCCGCAGCGCCGGGTGTCAACGAAATCCGGGGTTTCCGTCACTTCCGGAACAGGGCCTGGTGGACCAACTCGGCGATGTGGACGACGCGCACGGAGGGGTCCGTCCGGGCGGCCATGTCCCGCATCTGGAGGGCGCACCCCGAGCAGGCGGTGGAGATCACCTTCGTCCCCCCGCGGACCGCGGCCGTCACCTTGTTCTCCCCGATCCGCGCCGAGGTCGAGTAGTCGCGCATGTTGAACGTCCCGCCGTAGGCGCAGCACAGGTCGGCGCCCGCCATCTCGGCGAACGCCGGGCCGACGGCCCGCGACAGCACCTCCCTCGCCTCGGGACCCTTCCCCAGCGTCCCCGACAGGTGGCACGGGTCGTGGTACCCGATCTCGCCGACCTTTTCCACAGGGGAAGGCTCCGGGAGCCGGTCGAGAACCCCCGAGGAGAGGAGGAAGCTCGCATAGTCCACCGCGTGGTTCGCGACGAACACCGCGTCATCGTACAAGGGATCTCCCTTCGGGATCAGGGAAAAGACGTTCCTCTTGAACATGAGGAGGCAGGATCCGCAGGGAAAGACGATCGCCCCGGGCTCCGCCGCCCGCAGGCGGCGCACGTTCGCCTCCGCGCACTCCGTGGCGGACCGGCGGTCCCCGGACACCATGGCGGGGAGGCCGCAGCACGCGGCGTCGCGGAAGACCGCCACGGATCTCCCCGATGCCTTGACGGTCTCGTAGGACGCGCGTCCGACTTCGGGGAAGACGTGATCGAAGACGCAGCCGACGAAGAGCATCACCTCGCCGGTGGCCGCCTCCCCCTTTCCGAGGGACTCGAGAAATCCCTTCGCGGGCAGCTTCGGGACGGTCCGCCCTTCCCCCCCGAGCCCATCGGGGAAACGGTAGTGCAGGCCGCTCGCCGTGGGGATCTTCCCGGGCAGCAACCGCTGTCCCGCGGCGGCCGCCTTCCGGGCGATCCCCGTCGCCGCCGGGGATGTCATCACCTTCCCGAAAAGAACCCGCTTCCAGGCGGGGATTCCGACCTCCTCCGCGAGGTCGGCGCGCCCCTTCATCACGATCTCCTCGACCAGCACCTGGTTGGGGCATGCCCGCTCGCACCGCCCGCACAGGAGGCAGTCGGTCAGCGCCTCCTGCACCGCATCCGCGTCATTGTCCTCCCCGCTCATCGCCGCATCGATCAGGGCGATCTTCCCCCGGGCGACGGCGATCTCCGCCTTCCGCTCCGGGTAAAGGGTGCACACCGTCCGGCAGGTGCCGCACTTCGCGCACAGTCCGGTCAACGCCTTCAAATCGGCGTCCCTCACACGCGCACCGCGGCCTCGTCGAGGAAGATCTTCCCGGGGTTGAGGATCCCGTTCGGGTCGAAGCACGCCTTGAGCCGTTTCATCACGGCGACGCCGAGCGGGCCGACCTCCATTTCCAGGAACGGCGCCTTGGAGATCCCCACCCCGTGCTCTCCCGAGATCGTCCCCCCCATCTCGACGGTCTTGTGGAACACCTCCGCGACCGCTTCTTCCGCCCGGCGCGCCTCGTCCGCGTCCGTGCCCGAGACCATGATGTTCACGTGGATGTTGCCGTCCCCCGCGTGGCCGAAGGTGACGATCCGCACGTTCCTGCGGTCGGAGAGATCGGAGAGGAAGGCGAACATGTCGGCGAGGCGGCTTCGCGGGACGACGATGTCCTCGTTGAGCTTGACCGGCGCGACCCGTCGAAGGGCCGGCGAGATCGAGCGGCGCAGCTTCCAGAGCTCTTCCCTCCCCGGCGCGTCGGAAGCTCGCCGGACTTCGATGGCCCCGTGGGCATGGCACACCTCCGTGAGGAGGTTCGCCTCCCGCGCGACCTGGCCCTCCGCACCGTCGACCTCCAGCAGCAGGGCGCTCCCGGTTCCCTCGGGGAGCTGGACGGGCATCAGCGCCTGCACGCAGTCGATCGCGGTGCGGTCCATCAATTCCATCGCGGAGGGGGTCACCCTCGCGGCGACGATGGCGTTGACGGTCTCGGCAGACCGGCGGTTCTCGTGGAACAGCGCCAGAAGCGTCGCCGCCGCCTCGGGCAGCGGTATGAGCCGGAGCGTAGCCCGCGTGACGATCCCCAGGGTCCCCTCGGAGCCCACAATCATCCGCGTGAGGTCGTACCCCACGACCCCTTTCGCCGTCGCGACGCCGGTGCGGAGGAGTTCCCCTGTCCCCAGAACCGCCTCGAGGCCGAGGACGTAGTCGCGCGTGACGCCGTACTTCACCGCGCACATTCCCCCCGCGCACTCGGCGATATTTCCGCCGACGGTGCTGAACTTGAGGGAGGCCGGGTCCGGCGGGTAGAAAAGCCCGCGCTTCCTCGCCTCCAGCTTGAGCGTCTCCGTCACCACCCCCGGCTCGACGACGGCGTACAGGTTCTCCGTGTCGATCGAAATGATCCGGTCCATCCGTTCCGTGGAGAGGACGACCCCTCCCTGAACCGGCAGCGAACCGCCGGAAAAACCGGAGCCCGCCCCCCGCGGGACGACGGGAAAGCGGTGGAAGTTGGCAAGGAGGACGGTCTGTCGAACGTCTTCGGCATTCACTGGGTAGACGACGGCGTCGGGGAGGAACTTCTTCCCTGTGGCGTCGAACGAATAGCAGATGCGTGTCTCGAGGGAGGTCCGCAGGCGGTCGCCGAACAGATTCCCCAGCGCGGAAAGGGCTTCAGCGTGCATCAGGAAATTTTACCACAGCAACGCCATGCGCCTGCCGATATGCCGCTACTCCGCAGGGGGGGCTCCCCGCTCGCATCCGGTCGCGGCTCCCCGGCTGCGTCCAGCGATCGTGCCCTGCGTTCATTTCCCCGACTTCGGCCAAGCTGCAGCCGTCAGAGAAACATCATCGCTTAAAATAACCGCGAGGTCTCCGCCGGTTCCGCACAAGCGACCTTCGCTCCGGGGACCCCCCTGCGTCGTGCGCTCTAACGGGTGGGCGCGCATCCTGCGTTACCCGCGACACAGGCCACAGAGGGATTTTCTTGGCGTGTGGTACGGCCGGGGGAGTCACTGTGAGGTGCAGGCGCTTTCAGGGGACATACCTGGTGTATACCCGGGATGCAGGGAAGGTGTGTCCCCTGCCCACAACCCACAAGCTGCAATGTTTATCCTTCGAGCGAGTGGACGAAGGAGGTGATGACCGCATTGACCTCGGTTGGCTTCTCCAGCATCGCGAGGTGGCCGGCGCCGTGGATGATCTTGAGCACGGCGCCCGGGATGTTGGTGGCGAGGTACTCCCCGTACTTCAGCGGAGTGAGGCGGTCGTCGTCGCCGTTGACCACGAGCGTGGGGACGAGGATCGCGCCCAGGCGGCTCATCACGTCGAACCCGTTGCACGCGTGGAAATCGGCGAGGAAGGTGGCGGCTCGCGTGGAGAGCACATCGTTGGTGATGTCTTCGCG comes from Candidatus Deferrimicrobium sp. and encodes:
- a CDS encoding acyl-CoA mutase large subunit family protein, giving the protein MAGKSGKGGLREARERWERDILAPVMSKARERRPRFESTSGEEVPRLYTPEHLESFDYLRDAGFPGEFPFTRGVQPTMYRGRFWTMRQYAGFGDAKESNRRYRYLLDNGQTGLSVAFDLPTQMGYDSDAPMSFGEVGKVGVAIDSLEDMEVLFDRIPLGKVSTSMTINSTAAILLAMYIAVGEKQGVAAAALNGTIQNDILKEYIARGTYIFPPAPSMRIITDIFAFCKDAVPRWNTISISGYHIREAGSTAAQEVAFTLANGIAYVQAAIDAGMSVDSFASRLAFFFNAHNNFLEEVAKFRAARRLWAGIMRERFGAKDPRSWMLRFHTQTAGSSLTAQQPDNNIVRVTIQALSAVLGGTQSLHTNSRDEALSLPSEESVRIALRTQQLIAHESGVADTIDPLGGSWCVEALTSGIERQAREYIARIDRMGGVIPAVDSGYIQKEIQDAAYRYQLQVERKEQVVVGVNDFVVQEGKPDNLLKVDPRVEKDQRKRLAALRKRRDGTAVRAALGEIETACRGKRNVMGPILSAVRAYATLGEISDVMRSVFGTHQGKVTV
- a CDS encoding biotin/lipoyl-containing protein; the protein is MSYVATIGEREVKVTVEDLGGAGYKVAIDGVEHVVDAHQVAGQLWSVLYRGASFVVDVTQLPTEEYEVLIQGDCHKFTMMNEQRRAMIRAGGKGSAGKAMLTSPMPGKVVKLLVNEGQEVEAGQGVIVVEAMKMENELKCALAGKVKEIFVAEGEVVESGAKLLLVE
- the accC gene encoding acetyl-CoA carboxylase biotin carboxylase subunit; amino-acid sequence: MFRKILIANRGEIAVRVLRACKELGIRTVAVFSEVDRKALHTRYADEAYCIGPAPARESYLVIDKIIDAAKKTGAEAIHPGYGFLAENPRFADRCEKEKVKLIGPSAYAMRTMGSKTLARKTVQAAGVPVVPGTVEPIATEAEVVRVAREIGFPVMLKATAGGGGKGLRLVRDESELASSLRMAKSEAKSAFSDDSVYIEKYIENPRHVEIQILGDRYGNYAHLFERECSIQRRHQKVVEESPSVIITPEVRAAMGKVAIEAARAVKYEGAGTCEFLVDSKRNFFFLEMNTRLQVEHPVTEMVTGVDIVKEQIRVAAGEKLSIRQEDVKQSGHAIECRVYAEDPERNFMPCPGVVTSLRVPGGPGVRDDSGMYEGSEIPIYYDPIISKLVAWGKDRTEAINRMKRALAEYVVTGVKTTIPFHIRVMNNRHFIEGNFDTNFIDKVFFKEEEARQLANEEVALVTAAIQVFTGERMRAVAQQPGEAAGPVSMWKYSTRPGIRMIG
- a CDS encoding acyl-CoA carboxylase subunit beta, giving the protein MSLEEKFEVLRKRNAIAMEGGGRKRIETQHAQGKLTARERVELLLDPNTFVEMDRFVQHRCADFEMEKFLGDGVITGYGKVNGRLVYVFAQDFTVYGGSLSEAYAEKICKIMDHAVRNGAPVVGLNDSGGARIQEGVQSLAGYADIFLRNTLTSGVVPQISAIMGPCAGGAVYSPAITDFILMVKNTSYMFVTGPDVIKTVTHEEVTKENLGGAMAHNERSGVAHFAAEDEKECLYLIRELLSFVPQNNLEDPPAVTPKDSPDRADESLNQVVPDIPTKPYDIRDVVRKVADDGYFFEIQEHYARNIVIGFARMNGRSVGVVANQPAILAGCLDINSSIKGARFVRFCDAFNIPLLTFVDVPGFLPGTTQEYGGIIKHGAKLLYAFAEATVPKVTVITRKAYGGAYDVMASKHIRADVNFAFPTAEIAVMGPDGAVNIIFRKELVKSDNPEATKAELVADYRDRFASPYKAAELGYIDEVIMPSETRPKVIKAFEMLKNKRDTNPPRKHGNIPL
- a CDS encoding (Fe-S)-binding protein, whose product is MRDADLKALTGLCAKCGTCRTVCTLYPERKAEIAVARGKIALIDAAMSGEDNDADAVQEALTDCLLCGRCERACPNQVLVEEIVMKGRADLAEEVGIPAWKRVLFGKVMTSPAATGIARKAAAAGQRLLPGKIPTASGLHYRFPDGLGGEGRTVPKLPAKGFLESLGKGEAATGEVMLFVGCVFDHVFPEVGRASYETVKASGRSVAVFRDAACCGLPAMVSGDRRSATECAEANVRRLRAAEPGAIVFPCGSCLLMFKRNVFSLIPKGDPLYDDAVFVANHAVDYASFLLSSGVLDRLPEPSPVEKVGEIGYHDPCHLSGTLGKGPEAREVLSRAVGPAFAEMAGADLCCAYGGTFNMRDYSTSARIGENKVTAAVRGGTKVISTACSGCALQMRDMAARTDPSVRVVHIAELVHQALFRK
- a CDS encoding FAD-binding oxidoreductase, yielding MHAEALSALGNLFGDRLRTSLETRICYSFDATGKKFLPDAVVYPVNAEDVRQTVLLANFHRFPVVPRGAGSGFSGGSLPVQGGVVLSTERMDRIISIDTENLYAVVEPGVVTETLKLEARKRGLFYPPDPASLKFSTVGGNIAECAGGMCAVKYGVTRDYVLGLEAVLGTGELLRTGVATAKGVVGYDLTRMIVGSEGTLGIVTRATLRLIPLPEAAATLLALFHENRRSAETVNAIVAARVTPSAMELMDRTAIDCVQALMPVQLPEGTGSALLLEVDGAEGQVAREANLLTEVCHAHGAIEVRRASDAPGREELWKLRRSISPALRRVAPVKLNEDIVVPRSRLADMFAFLSDLSDRRNVRIVTFGHAGDGNIHVNIMVSGTDADEARRAEEAVAEVFHKTVEMGGTISGEHGVGISKAPFLEMEVGPLGVAVMKRLKACFDPNGILNPGKIFLDEAAVRV